A portion of the Ricinus communis isolate WT05 ecotype wild-type chromosome 10, ASM1957865v1, whole genome shotgun sequence genome contains these proteins:
- the LOC8280508 gene encoding uncharacterized sugar kinase slr0537: protein MSCSFSILSPSPPLFSPVFSPYLYSSCLYGYTTKIPPVLSCQRPKKRRGLYYYDSMEKRPDGHFRVCSCSTFGEGELDNINRNRMMEKGQIEEDDDGCGNQEEEEDEEDDVDEIDAVSPTGVLPDRWDVLGLGQAMVDFSGMVDDEFLERLGLEKGTRKVVNHEERGRVLRAMDGCSYKAAAGGSLSNSLVALARLGCKPIAGPALNVAMAGSVGSDPLGEFYRAKLRRANVNFLSVPVKDGTTGTVIVLTTPDAQRTMLAYQGTSSTVSYDPCLASIIPKTNILVVEGYLFELTDTIKTIARACEEARRNGALIAVTASDVSCIERHYDNFWEIIENYADVVFANSDEARALCDFAPKESTVSATRYLSHFVPLVSVTDGPRGSYIGVKGEAVYIPPSPCVPVDTCGAGDAYASGILYGILRGVSDLKGMGTLAARIAATVVGQQGTRLRIQDAVKLAESFAFNLETSTIRSDVGSDHISSL, encoded by the exons ATGTCCTGCTCCTTCTCTATTCTCTCCCCTTCTCCTCCTCTCTTTTCTCCTGTTTTCTCTCCTTATCTTTACTCTTCTTGTCTATATGGCTACACCACCAAAATACCACCCGTTCTTTCTTGTCAAAGACCCAAAAAAAGGCGTGgactttattattatgattccATGGAGAAAAGACCTGATGGACATTTCAGGGTCTGTTCTTGTTCTACCTTTGGAGAGGGAGAATTAGACAATATTAATAGGAATCGAATGATGGAGAAAGGTCAAATAGAGGAAGATGATGACGGCTGTGGtaatcaagaagaagaagaagacgaaGAAGATGATGTTGATGAGATAGATGCTGTTAGTCCCACTGGTGTATTGCCTGATAGATGGGATGTTCTGGGTCTTGGTCAAGCTATG GTCGATTTTTCTGGCATGGTTGATGATGAATTCTTAGAGAGATTGGGATTAGAGAAAGGTACCAGGAAAGTTGTGAACCATGAGGAGAGAGGTAGAGTTTTGCGAGCTATGGATGGTTGCAGCTATAAGGCAGCTGCTGGTGGATCTCTTTCAAACAGCCTAGTGGCCTTGGCAAGGCTTGGTTGCAAGCCCATTGCAGGACCTGCCCTAAATGTAGCCATGGCAGGCAGTGTAGGGAGCGATCCACTAGGTGAATTCTACAG GGCAAAATTACGTCGGGCAAATGTGAATTTTCTCTCTGTACCTGTCAAAGATGGGACTACAGGGACAGTGATAGTTCTAACTACTCCAGATGCTCAGCGGACTATGCTTGCATATCAG GGTACATCTTCGACTGTTAGCTATGATCCATGTTTGGCTAGCATAATTCCCAAGACAAACATATTAGTAGTTGAAGGGTATTTGTTTGAACTTACTGATACAATTAAGACAATTGCAAGAGCATGCGAAGAAGCACGAAGGAATGGTGCTCTGATTGCAGTCACGGCATCTGATGTCTCTTGCATTGAGAGACACTATGATAATTTTTG GGAAATCATAGAGAACTATGCAGATGTGGTGTTTGCAAACAGTGATGAAGCAAGAGCATTATGTGATTTTGCCCCGAAGGAAAGCACAGTTTCAGCTACAAGGTATCTTAGTCACTTTGTACCATTAGTCTCTGTTACGGATGGGCCAAGAGGCTCCTATATTGGGGTAAAAGGAGAAGCTGTATATATCCCTCCTTCCCCATGTGTACCAGTTGACACCTGTGGCGCTGGGGATGCATATGCATCTGGCATTTTATACGGTATTCTACGCGGTGTATCAGATTTGAAAGGAATGGGTACACTAGCAGCTAGGATTGCAGCCACTGTTGTTGGGCAACAGGGTACTCGACTTAGAATTCAGGATGCTGTTAAGCTAGCAGAGTCATTTGCATTTAATCTCGAGACATCCACCATTAGATCAGATGTCGGTTCTGATCATATTTCCAGCTTGTAA
- the LOC8280507 gene encoding V-type proton ATPase subunit H has translation MDQAELTTEQVLKRDIPWETYMMTKLISGTDLQLLRRYDNRSESQRAQLLDDDGPAYVRVFVNILRDIFKDETVEYVLALIDEMLAANPKRARLFHDKSLTNEDTYEPFLRLLWKGNWYIQEKSCKILALIISDRPKTQDGTIANGEASNSKRKGTTISDVLKGLVEWLCAQLKKPSHPSRGVPSAISCLATLLKEPVVRSSFVQADGVKLLIPLISPASTQQSMQLLYETCLCVWLLSYYEPAIEYLATSRTLPRLIDVVKSSTKEKVVRVIVLTFKNLLSRGTFGAQMVDLGLPQVVQSLKTQAWSDEDLLEALNQLEEGLRDNIKKLSSFDKYKQEVLLGHLDWTPMHKDPIFWRENLNNFEENDFQILRVLITILDTSNDSRALAVACFDLSQFIQNHPAGRIIVTDLKAKERVMKLMNHENAEVTKNALLCIQRLFLGAKYASFLQA, from the exons ATGGACCAAGCCGAACTTACTACTGAGCAG GTTCTTAAGAGGGACATCCCATGGGAGACTTATATGATGACAAAGCTGATCTCAGGGACAGACCTTCAACTTTTGAGGCGTTATGATAATCGATCTGAGAGTCAACGAGCTCAATTGCTAGACGAT GATGGTCCGGCTTATGTTCGGGTGTTTGTTAACATCCTACGAGATATATTTAAAGATGAAACAGTTGAATATGTTCTGGCTTTAATTGATGAAATGCTAGCAG CTAACCCAAAAAGAGCCAGATTATTCCATGATAAGTCTCTCACAAATGAGGATACTTATGAGCCTTTCTTAAG ATTGCTGTGGAAAGGTAACTGGTATATACAAGAAAAGAGCTGCAAGATACTTGCCTTGATCATAAG TGATAGGCCAAAAACTCAAGATGGCACCATTGCAAATGGAGAAGCCTCAAATTCAAAGAGAAAAGGTACTACCATCAGTGACGTGTTGAAAGGATTGGTTGAATGGCTTTGTGCTCAG CTGAAGAAGCCTTCACATCCTAGTCGGGGCGTTCCGAGTGCTATTAGTTGCCTAGCAACATTACTTAAGGAACCTGTAGTCAGGTCTTCCTTTGTTCAAGCAGATGGAGTGAAACTGCTGATTCCTTTAATTTCTCCTGCTTCTACCCAGCAATCTATGCAG CTTCTTTATGAAACTTGCCTCTGTGTCTGGCTATTATCTTACTATGAACCGGCAATTGAATACTTGGCTACTTCTAGAACCTTGCCGCGACTAATAGATGTTGTTAAAAGTTCCACAAAAGAGAAG GTTGTCAGGGTTATTGTCTTGACCTTCAAGAACTTGCTCTCCAGAGGTACTTTTGGTGCGCAGATGGTAGACCTTGGCCTACCACAAGTTGTTCAAAGCTTGAAAACACAAGCGTGGAGTGATGAG GACTTGTTGGAGGCTCTGAACCAACTGGAAGAAGGCCTAAGGGATAATATTAAGAAACTGAGTTCTTTTGATAAGTATAAGCAAGAAGTCCTCCTTGGGCATCTTGACTGGACTCCTATGCACAAAGATCCTATATTCTGGCGTGAAAACTTAAACAACTTTGAAGAGAATGATTTCCAG ATTCTGAGGGTCCTCATTACAATTTTGGATACATCTAATGACTCAAGAGCCTTGGCGGTTGCTTGCTTTGATCTCTCACAGTTTATCCAGAACCACCCTGCTGGACGGATTATAGTGACAGATCTCAAGGCTAAGGAAAGGGTGATGAAGCTCATGAACCATGAAAATGCTGAAGTCACCAAAAATGCCCTACTGTGTATCCAAAGGCTATTCCTAGGCGCCAAGTATGCAAGCTTTTTGCAGGCCTGA
- the LOC8280505 gene encoding uncharacterized protein LOC8280505: MEKEEEKEKGKGKEKEKEKLCKRCKQNFTSISNSPSSCRFHPSFFVCRRHDDQKRYYELGPDDPPYAAKFYDCCGAEQPEAPGCTTSFHVSYDD; this comes from the exons atggaaaaagaagaagagaaagagaaagggaaagggaaagagaaggagaaggagaagtTGTGCAAGAGGTGCAAGCAGAATTTCACTTCCATCTCTAATTCTCCGTCTTCTTGCCGTTTCCATCCTTCGTTTTTCGTTTGTCGCCGTCACGATGACCAGaaaag GTACTATGAATTGGGACCTGATGATCCACCATATGCTGCCAAATTTTATGACTGTTGCGGGGCCGAGCAACCTGAGGCGCCTGGTTGCACCACCAGTTTTCATGTTTCTTATGATGATTGA